The following coding sequences lie in one Lolium perenne isolate Kyuss_39 chromosome 2, Kyuss_2.0, whole genome shotgun sequence genomic window:
- the LOC127332069 gene encoding putative pentatricopeptide repeat-containing protein At3g23330, whose product MQPRPLASAAVAAGASAPFPPSWAHRIRSAASQGHHFHAIALFLQMRASTPAPPRSSVPASLPAALKCCTVLGLRALGASLHALALRSGAFADCFTANALLNLYCKLPPPSSSPSPEMHGAAGQSESAAFHSARKVFDEMPEKDAVSWNTLVLWCAENGRHQEALGLIREMWGNGCKPDSFTLSSVLPIFAEWSDVRRGMEVHGFATRNGFADDVFVGSGLINMYANCTRTDYSVRVFDNLPGRDAILWNSMLAGCAQNGSAEEALEIFRRMLRSGIRPMPVTFSSLIPVCGNLASLHLGKQLHAYVIFGGLDGNVFITSSLIDMYCKCGDVSTARHIFDRIQSPDIVSWTVMIMGHALHGPTREALVLFDRMELGNVKPNDITFLAVLTACSHAGLVDKGWKYFNSMSDHYGIVPSLEHYATLADILGRAGRLEEAYNFISEMPIKPTASVWSTLLRACKVHKNTVLAEEVAKRIFELEPRSMGSHVILSNAYSSSGRWNEAAHLRKSMRKKGMKKEPACSWIEVKNKRHVFVAHDKSHPWYERIIGALNVFSEQMARQGYVPNTEDVFQDIEEEQKSHVLCGHSEKLAMVFGIISTPPGTTIRVMKNLRVCVDCHTVTKFISKIVGREIVMRDANRFHHFKDGNCSCGDFW is encoded by the coding sequence ATGCAGCCGCGGCCCCTCgcgtcggcggcggtggcggcgggcgccTCCGCGCCGTTCCCGCCGTCATGGGCGCACCGGATCCGCTCGGCGGCGTCGCAGGGGCACCACTTCCACGCCATCGCCCTCTTCCTCCAGATGCGCGCATCGACCCCcgcgccgccccgctcctccgtcCCGGCCTCCCTCCCGGCCGCGCTCAAGTGCTGCACCGTGCTCGGCCTCCGCGCCCTCGGCGCCTCCCTCCACGCGCTCGCGCTCCGCTCCGGCGCCTTCGCCGATTGCTTCACCGCCAACGCGCTCCTCAACCTCTACTGCAAGCTCCCGCCGCCGTCATCTTCCCCCTCCCCCGAGATGCATGGCGCGGCAGGGCAATCCGAATCCGCTGCATTTCACAGCGCGCGGAAGGTGTTTGACGAAATGCCCGAGAAGGACGCGGTGTcctggaacacactggtgctgtggTGCGCGGAGAACGGGAGGCACCAAGAGGCCCTGGGCTTGATCAGGGAGATGTGGGGGAATGGATGCAAGCCTGACTCGTTTACCTTGTCGAGCGTGCTGCCGATCTTTGCCGAGTGGTCCGATGTCAGGAGGGGAATGGAAGTGCATGGCTTTGCGACCAGGAACGGCTTTGCCGATGATGTGTTCGTCGGGAGCGGCTTGATCAATATGTACGCCAATTGCACTCGGACGGATTACTCAGTCAGGGTGTTTGACAATCTCCCGGGCCGAGATGCCATCCTGTGGAACTCGATGCTTGCAGGGTGTGCACAGAATGGGTCGGCTGAGGAGGCGCTTGAAATATTCCGCCGTATGCTGCGTTCTGGGATCAGACCTATGCCCGTGACTTTCTCCAGCCTCATACCTGTCTGTGGCAACCTGGCCTCGCTGCATCTCGGGAAGCAGCTGCATGCGTATGTGATATTTGGCGGGTTAGATGGTAATGTGTTCATAACCAGCTCCCTAATTGACATGTACTGTAAATGTGGAGACGTTAGCACTGCTCGTCACATCTTTGACCGGATTCAGTCACCTGACATTGTATCATGGACCGTGATGATCATGGGACATGCATTACATGGTCCAACAAGAGAAGCTCTGGTGTTGTTTGACAGGATGGAGTTGGGAAATGTCAAGCCTAACGATATCACCTTCTTAGCAGTCTTGACTGCATGCAGTCATGCTGGATTGGTGGACAAGGGTTGGAAGTATTTCAACAGTATGTCAGACCATTATGGCATTGTTCCTTCCCTTGAGCATTATGCAACACTTGCAGACATCCTTGGCCGTGCGGGGAGGTTAGAAGAAGCATATAATTTCATCTCTGAGATGCCAATAAAACCAACTGCAAGTGTCTGGTCTACCTTGTTAAGGGCATGCAAGGTCCATAAAAATACTGTGTTAGCTGAGGAAGTTGCCAAAAGAATCTTCGAGCTTGAACCTAGGAGCATGGGATCTCATGTAATTTTATCAAATGCGTATTCGTCCTCTGGTAGATGGAATGAAGCAGCCCACCTGCGAAAATCGATGAGAAAAAAGGGCATGAAGAAGGAACCAGCTTGCAGTTGGATTGAAGTGAAGAACAAAAGGCATGTgtttgtagctcatgataagtccCATCCTTGGTATGAAAGGATTATTGGTGCACTAAATGTTTTCTCAGAGCAGATGGCACgtcaagggtatgttcccaatacAGAGGATGTTTTCCAGGATATTGAAGAAGAGCAGAAGAGCCATGTGTTATGTGGCCACAGTGAGAAACTTGCAATGGTATTTGGTATTATAAGTACACCACCTGGAACAACAATTCGTGTGATGAAGAATCTCCGAGTTTGTGTTGACTGCCACACGGTAACAAAATTTATTTCGAAGATAGTTGGGAGGGAGATTGTTATGCGTGACGCAAACCGTTTCCACCATTTTAAGGACGGAAATTGCTCCTGCGGGGATTTTTGGTGA